Proteins co-encoded in one Stutzerimonas stutzeri genomic window:
- a CDS encoding outer membrane protein OmpK has protein sequence MKRSLSTAVLAAGLASAGQVMADPMLWQDNSLTYLYGKNFAVDSGEDGREASIQQTITFEHASGWAWGDMFLFVDHKWFNGHSGNDGRTYYGEFSPRLSLSKTTGRDFSFGPVTDVLLSATYERGEGRNRNYLLGPAVDLAVPGFDRLSVNTYYRKPDGITGQASGQWQITPTWAMTVPVGKSDILFDGFIDWVVNDAGSRSKGDFVAKNLHINPQVKYDLGKALARTPGKLYVGIEYDYWSDKYGIEDSHAFNTDNNVTNFIVKAHY, from the coding sequence ATGAAACGCAGCCTCAGCACCGCCGTTCTTGCGGCGGGATTGGCTTCTGCCGGCCAGGTCATGGCCGACCCCATGCTTTGGCAGGACAACAGCCTGACCTATCTATACGGGAAGAACTTCGCCGTCGATTCCGGCGAGGACGGGCGCGAGGCTTCCATTCAGCAAACCATCACCTTCGAACATGCCAGCGGCTGGGCCTGGGGCGACATGTTCCTGTTCGTCGACCACAAGTGGTTCAACGGTCATTCCGGTAACGATGGACGCACCTACTACGGCGAGTTCAGCCCGCGCCTGTCACTGAGCAAGACCACTGGCCGGGACTTCAGCTTCGGTCCGGTCACCGATGTCCTGCTCTCGGCGACCTACGAGCGCGGCGAAGGTCGCAACCGCAACTACCTGCTCGGTCCCGCCGTCGACCTCGCCGTGCCGGGCTTCGATCGCCTGTCGGTCAACACCTATTACCGCAAACCCGACGGCATCACTGGCCAGGCCAGTGGGCAGTGGCAGATCACGCCGACCTGGGCCATGACCGTTCCGGTGGGCAAATCCGACATCCTTTTCGATGGCTTCATCGACTGGGTCGTCAACGATGCCGGCTCGCGCTCGAAAGGCGATTTCGTTGCGAAGAACCTGCACATCAACCCACAGGTCAAGTACGACCTGGGCAAGGCGCTGGCGCGCACGCCCGGCAAGCTTTACGTCGGTATCGAGTATGACTATTGGTCGGACAAGTACGGGATCGAGGACAGCCACGCCTTCAACACCGACAACAACGTGACCAACTTCATCGTCAAGGCGCACTACTGA
- a CDS encoding DUF6279 family lipoprotein — translation MRTRQVLGCKALLVVLALTLMVTACSRMNLAYRNLHLLIPWTLDDYLNLNRDQQQRFRTQLREHLRWHCRTQLPSYLVDIEQLQTQVRQGTVDDTTLRTGYARARQAIHAIAVEITPTLTQLLADLDETQVREFNEALADDRRQKQEEYLKPPLDQQIREREERMGERVEHWLGRVSPAQRQRILTWSFALGAQNQRWLDNRARWQQMLSDALADRQGAGFERRITELLQAPETLWSADYRAAFDRAEQLTIDLVRDLYELSDAGQRDHFMAQLEDLRKDLGSLDCLPEPD, via the coding sequence ATGCGGACTCGTCAGGTACTGGGCTGCAAGGCCTTGCTGGTAGTGCTGGCGCTCACTCTGATGGTGACGGCTTGTAGCCGGATGAACCTGGCGTATCGCAACCTGCACCTGCTGATCCCCTGGACGCTAGACGATTACCTCAACCTGAATCGCGACCAGCAACAGCGTTTTCGGACGCAGTTGCGCGAGCATCTACGCTGGCACTGCCGTACCCAGCTGCCGAGCTACCTCGTCGACATCGAGCAACTCCAGACCCAGGTCCGCCAGGGAACCGTCGACGACACCACCCTGCGCACCGGCTACGCGCGCGCGCGGCAGGCGATTCACGCCATAGCCGTTGAGATAACCCCAACGCTGACGCAGCTTCTGGCCGATCTCGACGAGACCCAGGTCCGCGAATTCAACGAAGCCCTGGCAGACGATCGGCGCCAGAAGCAAGAGGAATACCTGAAGCCGCCGCTCGACCAGCAGATCCGCGAGCGAGAGGAACGCATGGGCGAGCGGGTCGAGCACTGGCTTGGCCGCGTCAGCCCGGCGCAGCGGCAGCGCATCCTGACCTGGTCCTTTGCACTGGGCGCGCAAAACCAGCGCTGGCTGGACAACCGGGCCCGCTGGCAGCAGATGCTGAGTGACGCCTTGGCCGATCGCCAAGGCGCCGGCTTCGAACGGCGCATTACCGAACTGCTGCAGGCCCCGGAGACGCTTTGGAGCGCCGACTACCGAGCTGCCTTCGACCGCGCCGAGCAACTGACCATTGACCTTGTGCGAGATCTCTACGAACTGTCCGATGCCGGCCAGCGCGACCACTTCATGGCCCAACTGGAAGACCTGCGCAAGGACCTGGGCTCGCTGGACTGCCTGCCTGAGCCCGACTGA
- a CDS encoding SDR family oxidoreductase, producing MSISGTTLDGAVVVITGASSGIGRAAAQAFARQRARVVLAARDDEALQEVAAQCRACGGEALVVVTDMTLSDSVERLASAAADFGRGRIDVWVNNAGVGAVGAFDETPLDAHEQVVQTDLIGYLRGAHVVLPYFKQQDGGVLINTLSVGSWVPQPYAVAYSASKFGLRGFSHALRGELVQWPGIHVCDVYPSVVDTPGFRDGGNYAGRSLQPPPPLCDPRQVAEAMVSLALHPRHTTSVGMMATLLRFTHFIMPGFDKLSGLLTGAALRRADRVAPSSGNLFHPALGERRIDGGWRADESRQDYLLVAGGIAVGLIGAGLLLLRRRR from the coding sequence ATGTCTATTTCTGGAACCACGCTCGACGGCGCCGTGGTGGTGATCACCGGCGCCTCCAGCGGCATCGGCCGAGCAGCGGCGCAGGCTTTTGCGCGTCAGCGGGCCCGTGTGGTGCTGGCGGCACGCGACGACGAGGCGCTGCAGGAGGTTGCCGCGCAATGCCGGGCCTGCGGCGGCGAGGCACTGGTGGTTGTCACCGACATGACCCTCAGCGACTCGGTGGAGCGGCTGGCCAGCGCCGCTGCCGACTTCGGGCGGGGGCGTATCGATGTCTGGGTCAACAATGCCGGCGTCGGTGCGGTCGGGGCGTTCGACGAAACGCCGCTCGATGCTCACGAGCAGGTGGTGCAGACCGATCTGATCGGCTATCTGCGCGGGGCGCATGTGGTGCTGCCCTATTTCAAGCAGCAGGATGGCGGGGTGCTGATCAATACCTTGTCGGTCGGCAGCTGGGTACCGCAGCCTTACGCCGTCGCCTATTCGGCCAGCAAGTTCGGCCTGCGCGGGTTCTCCCATGCGCTGCGTGGGGAGCTGGTGCAATGGCCAGGCATCCATGTGTGCGATGTGTACCCGTCGGTCGTCGACACCCCCGGTTTTCGCGACGGCGGCAACTATGCAGGCCGCTCCTTGCAACCGCCGCCACCGCTCTGCGACCCGCGCCAGGTAGCCGAGGCGATGGTCAGCCTGGCACTGCACCCACGCCACACCACCTCGGTGGGCATGATGGCCACCTTGCTGCGCTTCACGCATTTCATCATGCCTGGCTTCGATAAGCTGTCGGGGCTGCTCACCGGGGCTGCGCTGCGGCGCGCCGATCGCGTGGCGCCTTCGTCAGGCAATCTCTTTCATCCGGCGCTGGGCGAGCGTCGAATCGATGGCGGGTGGCGCGCCGACGAGTCGCGTCAAGACTATCTCCTGGTCGCTGGCGGCATCGCGGTGGGTTTGATCGGGGCCGGGTTGTTGCTGTTGCGTCGCCGACGCTAG
- a CDS encoding helix-turn-helix transcriptional regulator produces the protein MNDEASVALVASSTRLVLLSNSESLDGALQPLLMGCAAFRLIRSATLRPGLSDADLILVDVGSFSEADCLRLLRQLSDTPTALINVHAEQAPRLLERHPWLKGVFYPGTSRINFSRGINVILDGGDWLPRALMEKLLGRYRQLTQASRVIDDLSVREKQILALAGKGLSNSEIAERLHLSTHTIKSHIHNALSKLGASNRAQGASLVMGHVSEAGI, from the coding sequence ATGAACGATGAAGCCTCCGTGGCGCTCGTCGCCTCCTCTACTCGTCTCGTCCTGTTGTCCAACAGCGAATCGCTGGACGGCGCGTTACAACCGCTGCTCATGGGCTGCGCAGCGTTTCGCCTGATCCGTAGCGCCACGCTTCGCCCAGGGCTGAGCGACGCGGACCTGATCCTGGTCGACGTCGGCAGCTTCAGCGAGGCCGATTGCCTGCGCCTGCTCAGGCAGTTGAGTGATACCCCGACCGCCCTCATCAATGTTCATGCCGAACAGGCGCCGCGGTTGCTGGAGCGGCACCCGTGGCTCAAGGGGGTGTTCTACCCGGGCACCAGTCGCATCAACTTCAGCCGCGGTATCAATGTGATCCTCGACGGCGGCGACTGGCTGCCCCGCGCCCTGATGGAAAAACTGCTGGGCCGCTATCGCCAGCTGACCCAGGCCTCGCGCGTGATCGATGACCTGTCGGTTCGCGAAAAGCAAATCCTCGCACTTGCCGGCAAAGGGCTGTCGAACTCGGAAATTGCCGAGCGCCTGCACCTGAGCACTCACACGATCAAGAGTCATATCCACAATGCCCTGAGCAAACTGGGCGCATCCAACCGGGCTCAAGGGGCCTCGCTGGTGATGGGGCATGTGAGCGAGGCCGGGATATGA
- a CDS encoding CsgG/HfaB family protein, whose translation MRSLFVAIGMMAVLQGCAVREPMSADQQTPTLTPRASTYQDLLNLPRPRGPLVAAVYGFRDQTGQYKPSPASSFSTAVTQGAASMLVDAMQASGWFIVLEREGLQNVLTERKIIRASQAKPDVAPNIQSELPSLLAANILMEGAIVAYETNVRSGGQGARYLGIGVSQEYRVDQVTVNLRAIDVRSGQVLSNVMTTKTIYSIGRSANVYKFIEFKELLEAEAGYTTNEPAQLCVLSAIEAAVAHLIAQGVDRRLWQTADNTPAVQQELAKYLSTPNRL comes from the coding sequence ATGAGAAGCCTATTCGTCGCCATCGGGATGATGGCCGTTCTGCAGGGCTGTGCCGTTCGCGAGCCCATGTCGGCGGACCAGCAAACCCCAACCCTTACCCCCCGCGCCTCGACCTATCAGGACCTGCTCAACCTGCCTCGTCCCCGCGGCCCGCTGGTCGCGGCCGTCTATGGCTTTCGCGATCAGACCGGACAGTACAAGCCAAGCCCGGCCAGTTCCTTTTCCACCGCGGTGACCCAGGGCGCGGCGAGCATGCTGGTCGATGCCATGCAGGCCAGTGGCTGGTTCATCGTCCTGGAGCGCGAAGGCCTGCAGAACGTCCTGACCGAACGCAAGATCATCCGCGCCTCGCAAGCCAAGCCGGACGTCGCACCGAACATCCAGTCGGAGCTGCCTTCGTTACTGGCGGCCAACATCCTCATGGAGGGTGCCATCGTCGCCTACGAGACCAACGTGCGCAGCGGTGGGCAGGGTGCGCGCTATCTGGGTATCGGGGTGTCGCAGGAGTATCGGGTCGATCAGGTCACGGTCAACCTGCGCGCCATCGATGTGCGCAGCGGCCAGGTGCTGTCCAACGTGATGACCACCAAGACCATCTACTCCATCGGACGTAGCGCCAACGTCTACAAATTCATCGAGTTCAAGGAATTGCTCGAGGCCGAAGCGGGTTACACCACCAATGAGCCGGCCCAGCTCTGCGTGCTCTCGGCGATCGAGGCAGCGGTCGCCCACTTGATCGCACAGGGAGTCGACCGACGTCTGTGGCAAACCGCAGACAACACGCCGGCGGTGCAACAGGAACTGGCGAAATACCTCTCGACACCGAACAGGCTGTAA
- a CDS encoding PQQ-dependent sugar dehydrogenase codes for MLRYARRAFICSLLLAGAVPAATAAESFDSEQGRVTVEAVAEGLEHPWAMAFLPAQGGILVTERPGRLRIVDSQGQLSEPLDGVPEVYARGQGGLLDVRLSPDFAQDRLVYLSYAEAGEDGKAGTTVGRGRLADDNTRLEDFTVIFRQQPKLSTGVHFGSRLAFDAEGHLFIALGENNQRPTAQDLGKLQGKVVRIYPDGRIPEDNPFTGTAGARPEIWSYGHRNQQGAAFNPWSGRLWTHEHGPRGGDEINIPQPGRNYGWPLATHGIDYSGRPIPEAQGESAEGSEPPHYVWERSPAISGMAFYDADRFQPWQHNLFIGALVDQSLIRLQLDGDRIVHEERLLKSLGERIRDVRQGPDGYLYLLTDSPRGKLLRVGLQAR; via the coding sequence ATGTTGCGCTATGCCCGTCGCGCCTTTATTTGCAGTTTGCTGTTGGCCGGCGCCGTTCCGGCCGCCACCGCCGCCGAATCGTTCGACAGCGAGCAGGGACGCGTCACGGTGGAAGCCGTGGCCGAAGGGCTTGAACACCCTTGGGCCATGGCCTTTCTACCCGCGCAGGGCGGCATTCTGGTCACGGAGCGGCCCGGGCGGCTGCGCATCGTCGACAGCCAGGGGCAGTTGTCCGAGCCGCTCGATGGCGTTCCGGAGGTTTACGCGCGCGGCCAGGGCGGCTTGCTGGATGTGCGACTGTCGCCCGACTTTGCGCAGGACCGCCTGGTCTATCTCAGCTATGCCGAGGCGGGCGAGGACGGCAAGGCCGGCACCACCGTGGGGCGTGGCCGGCTGGCGGACGACAACACCCGGCTCGAGGATTTCACCGTCATCTTCCGGCAACAGCCGAAGCTGTCGACCGGCGTCCATTTCGGTTCTCGGCTGGCCTTCGACGCCGAAGGCCATTTGTTCATCGCGCTGGGGGAGAACAACCAGCGGCCCACTGCGCAGGACCTGGGCAAGTTGCAGGGGAAAGTGGTGCGTATCTACCCGGACGGTCGCATACCCGAAGACAATCCCTTCACCGGTACGGCCGGCGCTCGCCCGGAAATCTGGTCATACGGCCATCGCAATCAGCAGGGCGCGGCCTTCAACCCCTGGAGCGGTCGCCTCTGGACGCACGAGCATGGCCCGCGCGGCGGTGACGAAATCAACATCCCGCAGCCCGGGCGCAACTACGGCTGGCCGCTGGCGACCCATGGCATCGACTACAGCGGACGGCCGATACCGGAAGCCCAGGGTGAATCAGCCGAGGGTAGCGAACCGCCGCATTACGTCTGGGAGCGCTCGCCGGCCATCAGCGGAATGGCCTTCTATGACGCCGATCGTTTCCAGCCGTGGCAACACAACCTGTTCATCGGCGCGTTGGTGGACCAGTCGTTGATCCGCTTGCAGCTCGACGGCGATCGGATCGTTCATGAAGAGCGCTTGCTGAAATCGCTGGGCGAGCGCATCCGCGACGTGCGCCAGGGGCCGGACGGCTATCTCTACCTGTTGACCGACTCGCCGCGCGGCAAGCTGTTACGGGTCGGGCTGCAGGCGCGCTGA
- a CDS encoding aldo/keto reductase: MRTLTLADGTAVPVIGQGTWHMGENPAERSNEVAALRQGIELGMTLIDTAEMYAEGGAEEVVGEAIGNRRDRVFLVSKVYPHNASRQGVPQACERSLRRLGVDYLDLYLLHWRGQYPLAETVEAFERLKDQGKIRRWGVSNFDLDDMHELGSPACATNQVLYNPAERGIEFDLLPWCQAQDMPIMAYCPLGQGGDLLRHPVLVEVARRHGAQPAQVALAWALRQPGVLVIPKSASPAHLRANASAAELKLSAEDLSALDAAFPPPARRQPLQMV; encoded by the coding sequence ATGCGCACCTTGACGTTGGCCGACGGTACGGCCGTGCCCGTGATCGGCCAGGGCACCTGGCACATGGGTGAGAATCCCGCCGAGCGCAGCAATGAGGTGGCCGCGCTCAGGCAGGGTATCGAGCTGGGCATGACCCTGATCGATACCGCGGAGATGTACGCCGAGGGCGGCGCCGAAGAAGTGGTCGGCGAGGCCATTGGCAACCGACGTGATCGGGTCTTTCTGGTCAGCAAGGTCTATCCGCACAATGCCAGCCGGCAGGGCGTACCGCAGGCCTGCGAGCGCAGCCTGCGGCGCTTGGGTGTCGACTACCTCGACCTGTATCTGCTGCACTGGCGCGGCCAGTACCCGCTGGCGGAAACGGTCGAGGCCTTCGAGCGACTCAAGGATCAAGGCAAGATCCGCCGCTGGGGCGTATCGAACTTCGATCTGGACGATATGCACGAGTTGGGCTCGCCGGCCTGCGCGACCAACCAGGTGCTCTACAACCCGGCCGAACGGGGCATCGAGTTCGACCTCCTGCCCTGGTGCCAGGCGCAGGACATGCCAATCATGGCCTACTGTCCTTTGGGGCAGGGCGGTGATCTGTTGCGCCACCCGGTACTGGTCGAGGTCGCGCGGCGGCACGGCGCCCAGCCCGCTCAGGTTGCGCTGGCCTGGGCCCTGCGTCAGCCCGGGGTGCTGGTGATCCCCAAGTCGGCCAGCCCGGCGCATCTGCGCGCCAATGCCTCGGCGGCCGAGTTGAAGCTGTCAGCCGAGGACCTGAGTGCGCTCGACGCGGCCTTCCCACCGCCCGCCCGTCGACAACCGCTGCAGATGGTCTGA
- a CDS encoding substrate-binding periplasmic protein yields MHRLVLLLIALLPLYCGAQQRVEVWTYHLSPPFMLEDRQGLSHAFVDMLNQDPGNHDRFRFELVELPRKRLDERLAQRKPGVLLWATPSFFSAKQTANGKWSQPLLIDQQVFVSLPDTPFEYEGPESLHGLVLGGVLGHQYRALEEDIARGEIERRDVQSDLQNIEKLLSGRIDTLLIPRSTLLYYRKEQQLRDLYVSTAPLYQFARHVLVNGPLDGAVVSYLEEFLRVLPDNPEWQILLFQYGLKAIANEP; encoded by the coding sequence ATGCACAGACTCGTTCTGCTTTTGATTGCCCTGCTGCCCCTGTATTGCGGCGCGCAACAGCGAGTCGAGGTGTGGACCTATCATCTGTCGCCGCCGTTCATGCTCGAAGACCGGCAAGGCCTGTCGCATGCGTTCGTCGACATGCTCAACCAGGACCCCGGCAACCACGACCGCTTTCGCTTCGAACTGGTGGAACTGCCGCGCAAGCGATTGGATGAGCGCCTTGCCCAACGAAAGCCCGGCGTCCTGCTCTGGGCGACACCGAGCTTCTTCAGCGCCAAGCAGACCGCCAACGGCAAATGGTCGCAGCCGTTGCTCATCGACCAGCAGGTTTTCGTCTCGCTGCCCGACACGCCGTTCGAATACGAAGGGCCTGAGTCGCTTCATGGGCTCGTGCTCGGCGGCGTACTCGGCCACCAATACCGCGCCCTCGAAGAAGACATCGCTCGCGGCGAGATAGAACGCCGCGACGTTCAGTCCGACCTGCAGAACATCGAGAAATTGCTGTCGGGTCGTATCGACACCTTGCTGATTCCTCGCTCCACCCTGCTCTACTACCGCAAGGAGCAACAGCTGCGCGACCTCTATGTCTCGACGGCGCCGCTGTACCAGTTCGCGCGGCATGTGCTGGTCAACGGACCGCTCGACGGGGCCGTGGTCAGCTACCTGGAAGAATTCCTTCGCGTCTTGCCAGACAATCCCGAATGGCAGATTCTGCTGTTCCAGTACGGGCTCAAGGCCATCGCCAACGAGCCATAA
- a CDS encoding LysE family translocator, with product MSDPAFWLVFFLAALALNLSPGPDLLFVLSRTLSGGRRVGVASACGVCSGALVHVAAAALGLSAILATSALAFAVVKYVGAAYLLYLGIQALRSAGGTPLPMKALPRTNAWQAYRQGILVDLLNPKAAIFFMAFLPQFVRPDQGPVALQLLGLGVLVVLVAIVVECSLVLLAARATSALRGNQRLSQWLDRVLGSMLIALGIRLGLAERL from the coding sequence ATGTCTGATCCGGCGTTCTGGTTGGTTTTCTTCCTGGCTGCGCTGGCGCTGAACCTCTCGCCAGGGCCGGATCTGCTGTTCGTCCTGTCACGCACCCTGAGCGGCGGACGGCGTGTCGGCGTGGCTTCGGCGTGCGGTGTATGCAGCGGCGCCCTGGTGCATGTCGCGGCGGCTGCGCTGGGGCTTTCGGCGATCCTGGCGACCTCGGCGCTGGCCTTCGCCGTGGTCAAGTATGTCGGCGCAGCGTATCTGCTGTACCTGGGCATCCAGGCGTTGCGCTCGGCTGGCGGTACGCCACTGCCGATGAAGGCCCTCCCCCGGACCAACGCCTGGCAGGCGTACCGCCAAGGCATCCTGGTAGACCTGCTCAACCCGAAGGCCGCGATCTTCTTCATGGCATTTCTGCCGCAGTTCGTACGCCCCGATCAGGGCCCGGTAGCGCTGCAGTTACTAGGGCTCGGGGTGTTGGTGGTGCTGGTGGCGATCGTCGTGGAGTGCAGCCTGGTACTGCTGGCGGCCCGAGCGACCTCGGCGTTGCGTGGCAACCAGCGCCTCAGTCAATGGCTGGATCGGGTGCTCGGCTCGATGCTGATCGCCCTGGGTATTCGCCTCGGATTGGCCGAACGCTTATAG
- a CDS encoding curli production assembly protein CsgB has translation MSQVQWIARSALLPLFAALTSPLLHAAGLQTSLDLAPSELAVAPLRAGSLPQPAATLRAENRALAAQVGSHSIATVTQDGQAQEAYILQTGHANEAAIEQYGHYNQGSIVQSGAANQARIEQFGAYNNALIEQTGTGHRSRVTQHGQGLDLAVRQYR, from the coding sequence ATGAGCCAGGTGCAATGGATTGCCCGCAGCGCGCTGTTGCCGTTGTTCGCCGCGCTGACCTCCCCCCTTCTCCACGCCGCCGGCCTTCAGACCTCGCTGGACCTCGCACCCAGCGAGCTCGCCGTCGCCCCGCTTCGCGCGGGCTCCCTGCCCCAACCAGCAGCCACCCTCAGGGCTGAGAACCGCGCGCTCGCCGCACAGGTCGGCAGCCACTCGATCGCAACCGTCACTCAGGACGGCCAGGCGCAGGAGGCCTACATCCTCCAAACCGGCCATGCAAACGAAGCGGCCATCGAGCAGTACGGCCATTACAACCAGGGATCAATCGTTCAAAGCGGTGCCGCCAACCAGGCCCGTATCGAACAGTTCGGCGCGTACAACAACGCGCTGATCGAACAGACCGGCACCGGACATCGTAGTCGCGTCACGCAGCATGGCCAGGGTCTGGATCTAGCGGTACGTCAGTACCGCTAA
- the csgE gene encoding curli production assembly/transport protein CsgE, giving the protein MKAACLALMLLVGIPQAWADEAELKGFITNNTISRSGQEFYRKFCERLNDTSKLDFNLAVKERPSARWGILVWVEHNDQPLYRRFLQPNVSDMEQTAYDAADFVVEELNRRKIEALFEDTIDLAKDEL; this is encoded by the coding sequence ATGAAGGCCGCCTGCCTGGCCCTGATGCTGCTGGTCGGCATTCCGCAGGCATGGGCCGACGAGGCCGAACTCAAGGGGTTCATCACCAACAACACCATTTCGCGATCCGGCCAGGAGTTCTATCGCAAGTTCTGCGAGCGCCTGAACGACACCAGCAAGCTGGACTTCAACCTGGCCGTCAAGGAACGGCCCTCGGCACGCTGGGGCATTCTGGTCTGGGTCGAACACAACGACCAGCCGCTGTATCGCCGCTTTCTCCAACCGAACGTCAGCGACATGGAGCAGACCGCCTATGACGCCGCCGACTTCGTGGTGGAAGAACTGAATCGCAGGAAAATCGAAGCCTTGTTCGAAGACACCATTGACCTTGCAAAGGATGAGTTATGA
- a CDS encoding VOC family protein, with product MSLYSKNTTSNLIPCLRYRDVPAALDWLCRVFDFERQSVVEDPQAGIIHAQLRFGSGMLMLGPVSDSPYGRQVRQPDEVGGFATQSIYVIVNSADALYTKAKAAGAEIVIELKDEDYGGRGFSCRDLEGHLWNFGTYDPWAEPVAEQNAPRGEA from the coding sequence ATGTCCCTGTACAGCAAGAACACCACGTCGAACCTGATCCCCTGTCTTCGTTATCGCGATGTGCCCGCGGCATTGGACTGGCTGTGTCGAGTGTTCGACTTCGAACGGCAGAGCGTGGTCGAGGATCCACAGGCGGGCATCATTCACGCCCAGCTACGCTTCGGCAGCGGCATGCTGATGCTGGGCCCGGTGAGTGACTCGCCCTATGGCCGCCAGGTCCGGCAGCCGGATGAGGTGGGTGGCTTCGCCACCCAGAGCATCTACGTCATCGTCAACAGTGCTGATGCGCTGTACACCAAGGCCAAGGCCGCCGGCGCCGAAATCGTCATCGAATTGAAGGATGAAGACTACGGTGGCCGCGGCTTCAGTTGTCGCGACCTCGAAGGGCATCTGTGGAATTTCGGCACCTACGACCCTTGGGCCGAGCCGGTTGCAGAACAGAACGCACCACGAGGAGAGGCTTGA
- a CDS encoding RNA pseudouridine synthase has product MTDPIRLSKRLAEQLGCSRREAELYIEGGWVKVDGQVVETPFFKVGSQQIELLPGATATEVPPITLLLHKAAGQPTAASPADAQRQLSDASHWTGDGARLAPRERHFARQTALLPLEPDVSGLVLFSQQREVIRHLADPRGKLEQEYVVEVAGEAEEGGLALLAKGIGHRGNILPKAKASWQSETRLRIVVHAPRAGDLRQLCEAIGLQMLSCKRIRIGRLSMAKLPVGEWRFLGEHERV; this is encoded by the coding sequence ATGACCGACCCGATACGCTTGTCCAAACGCCTCGCCGAGCAACTCGGCTGTTCCCGGCGCGAGGCCGAGCTCTACATCGAAGGCGGCTGGGTCAAGGTCGATGGCCAGGTGGTCGAAACGCCCTTTTTCAAGGTCGGCAGCCAGCAGATCGAATTGCTCCCCGGCGCCACCGCGACCGAAGTGCCGCCCATCACGCTGCTCCTGCATAAAGCCGCAGGCCAGCCCACCGCCGCCAGCCCGGCCGACGCGCAACGACAACTTTCCGATGCCAGCCACTGGACCGGTGACGGCGCACGCCTCGCGCCGCGCGAGCGGCATTTCGCCCGCCAGACCGCCCTGCTGCCATTGGAGCCGGACGTCAGTGGCCTGGTGCTGTTCAGCCAGCAGCGCGAAGTGATCCGCCACCTCGCCGATCCGCGCGGCAAGCTCGAACAGGAATACGTCGTCGAAGTGGCCGGCGAAGCCGAGGAAGGCGGCCTGGCGCTGCTGGCCAAGGGCATCGGCCATCGCGGCAACATCCTGCCCAAGGCCAAGGCCAGCTGGCAGAGCGAGACCCGCCTGCGCATCGTTGTCCATGCACCGCGCGCCGGCGACCTGCGCCAGCTGTGCGAGGCTATCGGCCTGCAGATGCTCAGCTGCAAGCGCATCCGCATTGGCCGCCTGTCGATGGCCAAACTGCCGGTCGGCGAGTGGCGTTTTCTCGGCGAGCACGAACGCGTCTAG
- a CDS encoding curli assembly protein CsgF: MNRPQQKSTGMLLAGLLLSAGASATELVYTPVNPSFGGSPLNGAWLLGNAQAQNSKKDPDAIDRSKLAGTSALDRFTSQLESRLLADLLNKMDDPNGGSLITDDFIVNVVNLDGNLTVEITDRLTGEVSEIIVNGYGAIN; the protein is encoded by the coding sequence ATGAACCGGCCACAACAAAAATCCACCGGCATGCTCCTGGCCGGTTTACTGCTCAGTGCAGGCGCCAGCGCCACCGAACTGGTCTACACCCCAGTCAACCCATCGTTCGGTGGCAGCCCGCTGAACGGTGCCTGGCTGCTGGGCAACGCCCAGGCGCAGAACAGCAAGAAGGATCCGGATGCGATCGATCGCTCCAAGCTGGCCGGCACCTCGGCGCTCGACCGCTTCACCAGCCAGCTCGAATCACGCCTGCTCGCCGACTTGCTGAACAAGATGGACGATCCCAATGGGGGGTCGCTGATTACCGATGATTTCATCGTCAACGTCGTCAACCTCGACGGCAACCTGACGGTGGAAATCACCGACCGGCTGACCGGCGAGGTTTCGGAAATCATCGTCAACGGCTACGGCGCCATCAACTGA